The Benincasa hispida cultivar B227 chromosome 9, ASM972705v1, whole genome shotgun sequence genome has a segment encoding these proteins:
- the LOC120084934 gene encoding secreted RxLR effector protein 161-like: protein MSSTKPTDTPNVANARLSSMLSPQSEAGKKYMFRVTYASAVGSLMYPMDCTRSNLAHVVSVVNKFMGQPGSKLVKVFFVTLEYLVTDYSDSNYVGDVDSKRSMTGYVFTMGGSVVSWKSILQPTVTLSIIEVEYMVLIEATKEEIWLRGLVGDLVSKIKTFMIAYIYIENAHTP, encoded by the exons ATGTCATCAACTAAGCCTACAGATACTCCAAATGTTGCAAATGCTCGTTTGTCATCTATGCTTTCACCACAATCTGAAGCTGGGAAGAAGTACATGTTTCGAGTTACTTATGCTAGTGCAGTGGGAAGTTTAATGTATCCTATGGACTGTACTAGGTCTAATCTAGCTCATGTTGTTAGTGTTGTCAACAAGTTCATGGGTCAACCTGGGAGCAAGCTAGTAAAAGTATTTTTCGTTACCTTAGAG TATTTGGTGACCGATTATTCTGATTCTAACTATGTTGGAGATGTTGACAGTAAGAGGTCTATGACTGGCTATGTGTTCACTATGGGTGGTTCTGTTGTTAGTTGGAAGTCAATCTTACAACctacagttactttgtctaTTATTGAAGTAGAGTACATGGTCTTAATAGAAGCTACTAAAGAGGAAATATGGTTGAGGGGGTTAGTTGGTgatcttg TTTCTAAGATAAAGACCTTCATGATTGCATACATCTATATTGAGAATGCTCACACTCCATAG